In Coregonus clupeaformis isolate EN_2021a unplaced genomic scaffold, ASM2061545v1 scaf4027, whole genome shotgun sequence, the following are encoded in one genomic region:
- the LOC123490455 gene encoding E3 ubiquitin-protein ligase TRIM21-like, whose protein sequence is MSTSSNVLSEEQFLCSICLDVFTEPVSIPCGHNFCKACISGYWNSTALCQCPLCKETFNRRPEPKTNTTLRDVADHFKRKKVTDGEESSSNPGEVAQVQKMIQERLQKVREIKYSVELSQRDAEREIAESVEVFTALVRSIERSQAELIEVVEEKQKAAERRAEGLIEELEQEITELQRRGTELDHLQNSPSPYLPTHTKDWSEISVPRDLHVGTVRRALSQLEETFLKEMEKLCNAELRSLRQWSVDVTLDLDSEHPMLIVSEDRKQVRYGNTWRNIPDNPKRFDQRLAVLGKEGFSSGRFYFEVQVRGKIEWVLGVARESIIRKGPTAKSPDGGLWALYMKGENKYEVKETPPIPLSLSQKPQKVGVFVDYEKGQISFYDVENRSHIYSFTGCTFTEKLYPYLNPCDNSEGPNTAPLVISPVNHTD, encoded by the coding sequence ATGTCCACCTCCAGCAATGTCTTGTCTGAAGAGCAGTTCCTGTGCTCCATCTGTCTGGATGTGTTCACTGAGCCAGTCTCTATTCCATGTGGACACAACTTCTGCAAGGCCTGTATCAGCGGATACTGGAACAGCACTGCCCTGTGCCAGTGTCCACTGTGTAAGGAGACATTCAACAGAAGACCTGAACCAAAAACCAACACAACACTCAGAGATGTTGCAGATCATTTTAAGAGGAAGAAGGTCACGGACGGAGAGGAGTCATCTTCCAATCCTGGAGAAGTAGCACAAGTGCAGAAGATGATCCAGGAGCGACTGCAGAAGGTTAGGGAGATCAAATACTCAGTAGAGCTCAgccagagagatgcagagagagagatagcagaaaGTGTAGAGGTCTTCACTGCTCTGGtgcgctccattgagagaagtcAGGCAGAGCTCATTGAAGTGGTTGAGGAGAAGCAGAAAGCAGCTGAGAGGCGGGCTGAAGGGCTCATTGAAGAGCTGGAGCAGGAAatcactgagctacagaggagaggCACTGAGCTGGACCACCTCCAGAACTCCccatccccatacctccccacacacaccaagGACTGGTCTGAGATCAGTGTTCCCAGGGATCTGCATGTAGGAACTGTGAGGAGAGCTCTGTCTCAGCTGGAGGAGACATTTCTGAAAGAGATGGAGAAGTTGTGTAATGCTGAGCTGAGGAGTTTACGGCAGTGGTCAGTGGATGTGACTCTGGATCTTGATTCAGAACACCCCATGCTCATTGTGTCTGAGGACAGGAAACAAGTGCGCTATGGAAATACATGGCGGAATATCCCTGACAACCCAAAGAGGTTTGATCAACGTCTAGCTGTCCTGGGAAAGGAAGGCTTCTCCTCAGGGAGATTCTATTTTGAGGTTCAGGTTAGGGGGAAAATTGAATGGGTGTTAGGTGTGGCCAGAGAGTCCATCATCAGGAAGGGCCCAACAGCTAAAAGCCCAGATGGTGGACTCTGGGCTCTGTATATGAAGGGTGAGAATAAGTATGAGGTCAAGGAAACcccccctatccccctctccctcagccAGAAACCCCAGAAGGTCGGGGTGTTTGTGGATTACGAGAAGGGTCAGATCTCCTTTTATGATGTAGAAAACAGGTCTCATATCTACTCTTTCACTGGTTGTACCTTCACTGAGAAACTATATCCATACTTGAACCCCTGTGATAATTCTGAGGGTCCAAACACAGCCCCATTGGTCATCTCTCCTGTCAATCACACTGACTGA